One Thermococcus sp. DNA segment encodes these proteins:
- a CDS encoding Lrp/AsnC family transcriptional regulator, with amino-acid sequence MRMGLDDVDRKILSILQKNSRTPLREISREVNLAESTVYERIKKLKERGIIKKFTVILDPEALNFNLLAFILIKSRAGKYATVAEELSKYPEIVEIYETTGDYDMLIKIRTYGSEELNEFLDTIGRTDGVEATHTMVVLKVHKETTELPL; translated from the coding sequence ATGCGAATGGGTTTGGACGACGTCGATAGGAAGATCCTCTCGATACTCCAGAAGAACAGCAGGACGCCCCTCCGCGAGATTTCTCGTGAGGTCAACCTCGCCGAGTCCACGGTATATGAGAGGATAAAGAAGCTCAAGGAGCGCGGCATCATAAAGAAGTTCACGGTGATACTTGATCCCGAGGCTTTGAACTTCAACCTTCTGGCTTTCATCCTTATCAAGTCCAGGGCAGGGAAGTACGCCACCGTGGCCGAGGAGCTTAGTAAATACCCGGAGATCGTCGAGATTTATGAGACCACTGGAGACTACGACATGCTCATCAAGATAAGGACCTACGGTAGCGAAGAACTCAACGAGTTCCTTGACACGATCGGGAGAACGGATGGGGTTGAGGCCACCCACACCATGGTGGTTCTGAAGGTTCACAAGGAGACCACCGAGCTCCCGCTCTGA
- a CDS encoding GTP-binding protein, with amino-acid sequence MPTNVTAEYLAAEEEYRNARTIPEKIRALEKMYATVPKHKGTEKLRLQIKRKLSELRKELEKQRQLQKKGSGGYSFSVKKEGAAQIVLVGLPNVGKSSLMKRLTNVEADVADYAFTTVEPIPGMMHYRDVQIQLVEVPGLVEGASLGKGMGTQLLSVIRNADAVAIVVDLSKDSIKQMNLLLREFERAGIKVNRRRPRVEIKRTSSGGIIINGVENIQGDVGEVMKMLREERIHSAEVTVKEPVTLEEFADALDDSLVWRRGVIIANKGDAAGSRENYERLVRNYGERFRIIPVSARRGVNLDELRETLYDLAGIIRVFTKSPGEDPAYPPIAMKRGSTVLDVAKKVHKEFARNFRYARVWGKSVKFPGQRVGADHVLEDGDVVEIHIR; translated from the coding sequence ATGCCAACGAACGTGACAGCAGAGTACCTAGCGGCCGAGGAGGAGTACAGAAACGCAAGAACCATCCCAGAAAAGATACGCGCCCTAGAGAAGATGTACGCCACGGTGCCAAAGCACAAGGGAACGGAGAAACTTCGACTTCAGATAAAAAGAAAGCTCTCAGAGCTCAGAAAAGAACTTGAAAAGCAGAGACAGCTCCAGAAAAAAGGAAGTGGAGGGTACTCTTTTAGCGTGAAAAAGGAAGGAGCGGCTCAGATAGTCCTAGTGGGACTTCCAAACGTCGGCAAGAGCTCCCTAATGAAGAGACTGACCAACGTTGAGGCGGACGTCGCCGACTATGCGTTCACCACGGTCGAACCCATCCCGGGGATGATGCACTACAGAGACGTTCAGATACAGCTGGTGGAGGTTCCGGGACTCGTTGAAGGAGCATCCCTTGGAAAAGGCATGGGCACGCAGTTGCTTAGCGTTATAAGGAACGCCGACGCCGTGGCTATAGTCGTTGACCTCTCAAAAGACTCCATAAAACAGATGAACCTGCTCTTACGGGAGTTTGAGAGAGCGGGCATCAAAGTGAACAGGAGGCGCCCGCGCGTTGAGATAAAAAGGACGTCCAGCGGGGGCATCATCATAAACGGGGTGGAGAACATCCAGGGTGATGTGGGCGAGGTCATGAAGATGCTCCGCGAGGAGCGCATCCACTCAGCGGAAGTCACTGTGAAGGAACCGGTAACCCTGGAGGAGTTCGCCGACGCCCTGGACGACAGCCTCGTATGGAGAAGGGGCGTGATCATAGCGAACAAGGGAGATGCGGCCGGAAGTAGGGAGAACTACGAGCGTCTGGTGAGAAACTATGGGGAACGCTTTAGGATAATACCTGTGTCGGCACGGCGCGGGGTAAACCTGGATGAGCTCAGGGAGACACTCTACGACCTCGCAGGGATAATACGTGTTTTCACCAAGAGCCCGGGGGAGGACCCGGCTTACCCACCGATAGCCATGAAGAGGGGCTCCACCGTCCTCGACGTCGCCAAGAAGGTTCATAAAGAGTTCGCCAGGAACTTCCGCTACGCTCGGGTCTGGGGTAAGAGCGTCAAGTTCCCGGGCCAGAGGGTTGGAGCAGACCACGTTCTTGAGGACGGGGATGTGGTTGAGATTCATATTAGATAA